Proteins encoded in a region of the Mesoflavibacter profundi genome:
- a CDS encoding MAE_28990/MAE_18760 family HEPN-like nuclease, with protein sequence MNRKSFLFFGDLIVPFRKDNIELFENYVLKKANNEQIKIIQNFIADYTKILHHDVNRYEYYSEPKENGLTFHTLKKKDWKYWIIEYPEINMSDVVPIALGLSKIDLTILFSVAYTGIKTINGKEIPGIVSNQLKTLNFFYNTQFDKLENKPITKTDVNEINSLFYSLTEFQKDKHNFEFIDKALQDYLNLQNISKESTFRILGYFSILELLLTNYKPNENSINNQLQTKINLINNQINNPMNFREYFGGSNTNTLEIIIAKLYQYRNDIAHGNKSDFEKQLKIFKNSQSFIQEFLRDLTKNILTFAIKNPELTSDLKKC encoded by the coding sequence ATGAACAGAAAGTCCTTTTTATTTTTTGGAGATTTAATCGTGCCATTTCGAAAAGATAATATTGAATTATTTGAGAATTATGTTCTGAAAAAGGCAAATAATGAACAAATTAAAATTATTCAGAACTTCATTGCTGATTACACAAAAATTTTACATCATGATGTAAATCGTTACGAATACTATTCTGAACCAAAAGAGAACGGACTCACATTCCATACACTTAAAAAAAAAGATTGGAAATACTGGATAATTGAATATCCTGAAATCAATATGTCGGATGTTGTACCAATTGCTTTAGGACTATCTAAAATTGATTTGACAATTTTATTTTCAGTAGCTTATACTGGTATTAAAACCATAAATGGAAAAGAAATTCCAGGTATTGTAAGTAATCAATTGAAAACATTAAATTTTTTCTATAACACGCAATTTGATAAATTAGAAAATAAACCAATCACTAAAACTGATGTCAATGAAATCAATAGTCTATTCTATTCACTAACAGAGTTCCAAAAGGATAAACATAATTTTGAATTTATAGATAAGGCTTTACAAGACTATCTGAACTTACAAAATATATCGAAAGAGTCTACATTTAGAATACTTGGATACTTTTCGATATTGGAACTTTTATTAACTAATTATAAACCAAACGAAAATTCAATAAATAATCAACTTCAGACTAAAATAAATTTAATAAATAATCAAATTAATAATCCAATGAACTTTCGAGAGTATTTCGGTGGTTCAAATACAAATACATTAGAAATTATCATTGCAAAACTATATCAATATAGAAATGATATTGCACACGGAAACAAATCTGATTTTGAAAAACAACTGAAAATTTTTAAAAATAGCCAAAGCTTTATACAGGAGTTTTTAAGGGATTTAACAAAAAACATATTAACTTTTGCAATCAAAAACCCAGAATTGACTTCAGACCTGAAAAAATGCTAA
- a CDS encoding protein-L-isoaspartate(D-aspartate) O-methyltransferase produces MKDTFKHKGLRQKLVAVLKAKGITNNDVLNAIGKIPRHLFMDSSFLDHAYQDKAFPIAADQTISQPYTVAFQTELMQIKRGDKVLEIGTGSGYQTAVLCELGAKVYSIERQHELFKLTSRFLPKIGYRAKKLIFGDGYKGLVEEAPFDSIIVTAGAPFVPKPLLAQLKIDGRLVIPVGDNVQTMTLFVRKGQTDFEKTEFGEFRFVPLLEDKN; encoded by the coding sequence TTGAAAGATACGTTTAAACATAAAGGATTGCGACAGAAACTAGTAGCTGTTTTAAAAGCTAAAGGTATTACTAATAACGATGTTTTAAATGCTATTGGTAAGATACCTAGACACTTATTTATGGATTCTAGTTTTTTGGATCATGCGTATCAAGATAAGGCGTTTCCTATTGCGGCAGATCAAACCATATCGCAGCCTTATACGGTAGCTTTTCAAACCGAATTAATGCAAATAAAACGTGGCGATAAAGTTTTAGAGATTGGTACAGGTAGCGGTTATCAAACTGCTGTGTTATGCGAGCTTGGCGCAAAAGTGTATAGTATAGAAAGACAACATGAATTATTTAAGCTAACCAGTCGTTTTTTACCAAAAATAGGCTATCGTGCTAAAAAACTAATTTTTGGTGATGGCTACAAAGGATTGGTAGAAGAAGCACCTTTTGATAGTATTATTGTTACTGCTGGCGCTCCATTTGTGCCAAAACCATTATTAGCGCAACTTAAAATTGATGGTCGTTTAGTGATTCCTGTTGGAGATAACGTACAAACCATGACACTTTTTGTTAGAAAAGGGCAAACCGATTTTGAAAAAACTGAGTTTGGCGAGTTTAGATTTGTACCGCTATTGGAGGATAAGAATTAG
- a CDS encoding Gfo/Idh/MocA family protein, which translates to MLKAGVLGAGHLGKIHLRLLKQSEKFELVGFYDADKDNGKKVEAEFGYKFFDTIEALIDAVDVVDIVTPTLSHYDCAKQAIKKGKHIFIEKPITNTVEEAETIRTLVAEHGVKGQVGHVERFNPAFTAVKDQLDSPMFIEAHRLAEFNPRGTDVPVVLDLMIHDIDVILSVVKSKVKNVSASGVSVISDTPDIANARIEFVNGCVANITASRISLKNMRKTRFFQRDAYISVDFLEKKCEVVKMKDAPEQPGDFDMILQNAEGIKKQIYFDNPEISANNAILDELESFANAINTNTKPVVTLHDGTEALRVATMIIDQF; encoded by the coding sequence ATGTTAAAAGCTGGAGTATTAGGTGCTGGACATCTTGGTAAAATTCATTTAAGACTACTTAAACAATCCGAAAAATTTGAACTTGTAGGTTTTTACGATGCCGATAAAGACAACGGAAAAAAAGTAGAAGCCGAATTTGGTTACAAGTTTTTTGATACCATTGAAGCCTTAATAGACGCTGTAGATGTTGTAGACATTGTAACGCCAACATTATCGCATTACGATTGTGCAAAACAAGCCATTAAAAAAGGTAAACATATCTTTATAGAAAAACCTATTACAAACACCGTTGAAGAAGCCGAAACAATAAGAACTTTGGTTGCAGAACATGGTGTTAAAGGTCAAGTTGGTCATGTAGAGCGTTTTAATCCTGCTTTTACAGCAGTAAAAGACCAATTAGATAGCCCAATGTTTATTGAAGCGCATCGTTTGGCCGAATTTAATCCACGTGGTACAGATGTTCCTGTAGTTTTAGATTTAATGATTCACGATATAGACGTAATTTTAAGCGTTGTAAAATCTAAAGTTAAAAACGTTTCGGCAAGTGGCGTTTCGGTAATTAGTGACACGCCAGATATTGCAAATGCACGTATCGAGTTTGTTAACGGTTGCGTAGCCAATATTACAGCAAGCAGAATTTCACTTAAAAACATGCGTAAAACACGTTTTTTCCAGCGTGATGCTTACATATCGGTAGACTTTTTAGAAAAGAAATGTGAAGTCGTAAAAATGAAAGATGCACCAGAACAACCTGGCGATTTTGATATGATTTTACAAAATGCCGAAGGTATCAAAAAGCAAATCTATTTTGACAATCCAGAAATATCAGCTAACAACGCCATTTTAGACGAGCTAGAAAGTTTTGCCAACGCCATAAACACCAATACAAAACCAGTTGTAACGTTACACGATGGTACAGAAGCTTTACGTGTAGCCACAATGATTATCGATCAATTTTAA
- a CDS encoding 3-hydroxybutyryl-CoA dehydrogenase, which yields MKHVAVIGAGTMGNGIAHTFAQSGFKVNLIDISDASLKRGMDTIAKNLDRMVAKEKITEADKAETLANITTFTTTEDGVKNVGLVVEAATENVDLKLKIFKQLSDVCPEDTILATNTSSISITQIAAVTNRPDKVIGMHFMNPVPIMKLVEIIRGYNTTDEVTNTIMELSKTLGKVPVEVNDYPGFVANRILMPMINESIETLYNGVAGVTEIDTVMKLGMAHPMGPLQLADFIGLDVCLSILEVMYNGFKNPKYAPCPLLVNMVRAGKLGVKSGEGFYDYSESRKAENVSKQFS from the coding sequence ATGAAACATGTAGCAGTTATTGGCGCAGGAACAATGGGTAACGGTATTGCCCACACTTTTGCCCAATCAGGATTTAAAGTTAACTTAATAGATATTAGCGACGCATCTTTAAAAAGAGGAATGGATACCATTGCAAAAAATTTAGATCGCATGGTCGCTAAAGAAAAAATTACAGAAGCTGATAAAGCTGAAACTTTAGCGAACATTACCACGTTTACAACAACAGAAGATGGCGTTAAAAATGTAGGTTTAGTTGTAGAAGCAGCTACCGAAAATGTAGACTTAAAACTTAAAATCTTTAAGCAATTAAGCGATGTTTGTCCTGAAGATACCATCTTAGCAACAAACACATCTTCTATTTCTATCACACAGATAGCTGCTGTAACCAACAGACCAGACAAAGTGATTGGTATGCATTTTATGAATCCTGTGCCAATCATGAAATTAGTAGAAATTATTAGAGGTTACAACACGACAGATGAAGTGACAAATACCATTATGGAATTATCTAAAACCTTAGGTAAAGTTCCTGTAGAAGTTAATGATTATCCAGGTTTTGTTGCCAATCGTATTTTAATGCCAATGATTAACGAGTCTATTGAAACGTTATACAACGGTGTTGCTGGTGTTACCGAAATTGATACCGTAATGAAGTTAGGTATGGCGCATCCAATGGGACCATTACAATTAGCAGATTTTATTGGACTTGACGTGTGTTTATCCATCTTAGAAGTGATGTACAACGGATTTAAAAACCCTAAATATGCACCTTGCCCATTATTAGTAAATATGGTACGTGCTGGTAAATTAGGTGTAAAATCTGGTGAAGGTTTTTACGATTATTCAGAAAGTAGAAAAGCTGAAAACGTTTCAAAACAATTTAGTTAA
- a CDS encoding DUF1015 domain-containing protein, whose product MSKILPFKAVRPTRDKVSLVASRSYQSYTQAEREARLDYNPFSFLHIVNPGYKYDKEISGEARYNLVKNRYLEFKEDGIFIQDQSPCYYIYKIVDRDNQEFNGIVAAASVEDYNNNVIKKHEDTIASREVIFKDYLKTVGFNAEPVLLTYPKNNTISAIIKEKQKERAEFEFTTTYRDTHYLWLIDNPEDINAISDAFSNIKTLYIADGHHRSSSSKLLCEDLKSNNLQHTGNETYNYFMSYLICEEELKINQFNRLVKDLNGLSKEEFLIQLDTMFRIENRGIMPYQPSKQHHFSMYLDGEFYSLYLRKSNYIFNTALDQLDAQILYKTILQPILGITDLRNDNRIMYLSGKKDIVNLKSMVDSKAFEVGFGMIPATIEQMKLIADQNLTMPPKSTYIEPKLRSGVTIYEF is encoded by the coding sequence ATGAGTAAAATTTTACCATTTAAAGCTGTAAGACCAACAAGAGACAAGGTAAGTCTAGTTGCTTCAAGATCGTATCAAAGCTATACGCAAGCCGAACGTGAAGCAAGATTAGATTATAATCCGTTTTCTTTTTTACATATTGTTAATCCAGGTTATAAATATGATAAAGAAATTTCTGGAGAAGCGAGATACAATCTTGTAAAAAACAGGTATTTAGAGTTTAAAGAAGATGGTATTTTTATTCAAGATCAATCACCTTGTTATTACATTTACAAAATTGTAGATAGAGATAATCAAGAGTTTAATGGTATTGTTGCTGCTGCAAGTGTTGAAGATTATAACAACAACGTTATAAAAAAACACGAAGATACCATTGCGTCTAGAGAAGTTATTTTTAAAGACTATTTAAAAACAGTTGGGTTTAATGCAGAGCCTGTACTACTTACTTATCCTAAAAATAATACCATTAGTGCGATTATTAAGGAAAAACAAAAGGAACGTGCAGAGTTTGAGTTTACTACAACTTACCGCGATACGCATTACCTTTGGTTAATTGATAATCCAGAAGATATAAACGCTATTAGCGATGCGTTTAGCAACATAAAAACATTATATATTGCAGATGGACATCATAGATCTTCGTCTTCAAAATTACTTTGTGAAGATTTAAAATCTAACAATCTACAACATACTGGAAACGAAACTTATAATTATTTTATGAGTTATTTAATCTGCGAAGAAGAATTAAAAATTAATCAATTTAACCGTTTGGTAAAAGATCTAAACGGATTATCTAAAGAAGAGTTTTTAATTCAGTTAGATACGATGTTTAGAATAGAAAACAGAGGTATTATGCCTTATCAACCTTCTAAACAACATCATTTTAGTATGTATTTAGATGGCGAGTTTTATTCCTTGTATTTAAGAAAATCTAATTATATTTTTAATACCGCTTTAGATCAATTAGATGCGCAAATACTATACAAAACCATCTTACAACCTATTTTAGGCATTACAGATTTAAGAAACGATAATCGCATTATGTATTTAAGCGGTAAAAAAGACATTGTTAATTTAAAAAGTATGGTAGATAGTAAAGCTTTTGAAGTTGGCTTTGGTATGATTCCTGCAACTATCGAGCAAATGAAACTTATCGCAGATCAAAATCTAACAATGCCACCAAAAAGCACATATATAGAACCTAAATTAAGAAGTGGCGTTACTATTTATGAGTTTTAA
- a CDS encoding YggS family pyridoxal phosphate-dependent enzyme, whose translation MSIKHNLDTIKQSLPEHVTLVAVSKTKPVSDLMEAYNAGQRIFGENKIQEMADKYQEMPKDIKWHMIGHVQRNKVKYMAEFVDLIHGVDSVRLLEEINKQALKHDRIINCLLQIKIAEEDSKFGMRIKDAEELLLSETVSELKNINIVGLMGMATFTDNKDQIKEEFLRLKSAFEDLKTIKTSNCNLQTISMGMSGDYKLAIECGSTMVRVGSSIFGARNYNN comes from the coding sequence ATGAGCATAAAACATAACTTAGATACTATAAAACAATCCTTACCAGAACATGTTACACTTGTAGCTGTATCTAAAACAAAACCTGTAAGTGATCTAATGGAAGCTTACAACGCTGGACAACGCATTTTTGGAGAAAATAAAATCCAAGAAATGGCAGATAAGTATCAAGAAATGCCAAAAGATATCAAATGGCATATGATTGGTCATGTACAGCGTAATAAGGTAAAATATATGGCTGAGTTTGTGGATTTAATTCATGGTGTAGATTCGGTAAGATTGTTAGAAGAAATTAATAAACAAGCCTTAAAACACGATAGAATTATTAATTGTTTACTTCAAATTAAAATTGCAGAAGAAGATAGTAAATTTGGAATGCGCATTAAAGATGCAGAAGAATTATTGCTTTCTGAAACCGTTTCAGAATTAAAAAATATAAACATCGTTGGTCTTATGGGAATGGCAACATTTACAGATAATAAAGACCAAATAAAAGAAGAGTTTTTACGCCTAAAATCTGCTTTTGAAGATTTAAAAACTATTAAGACCTCAAATTGCAACTTACAAACCATAAGTATGGGAATGAGTGGCGATTACAAATTAGCTATAGAATGCGGTAGTACAATGGTTCGCGTTGGAAGTAGTATTTTTGGCGCTAGAAATTATAATAATTAA
- a CDS encoding exonuclease domain-containing protein translates to MYTIVDIETTGGKYNEEGITEIAIYKFDGHKVVDQFISLVNPEREIQPFVVNLTGINSNMLKNAPKFYEVAKRIVEITENTILVAHNAKFDYRILRTEFKRLGFDYERETLCTVELSKDLIPDQKSYSLGKLVRALGIPVSDRHRAAGDAKATVKLFQLLLDKDTNKNIIQESVRKEPKFQMEPRLIDIVQDLPSETGVYYIHKSDGEIIYIGKSKNIKNRVNQHFTGTNPKSKKIQSLVAAVTFEKTGSELVALLKESEEIKKTKPAFNRALRRNIFTHALYSFTDHKGYINLTIDKAYKDKANITTFSNRQSGKHFLEKAIEDYNLCQKLTGIYKTNTSCFNYEVKKCEGACIQEESAEDYNNRVNQLLKKHSYDQQNMVIIDRGRDVDERSAILIKNGIFKGFGFYSLNYQINNLEILESIITPMENNRDQQHIIQSYLRRNKRLKIIQLP, encoded by the coding sequence ATTTATACGATAGTCGACATAGAAACTACAGGCGGTAAATACAATGAAGAAGGTATTACCGAAATTGCTATTTATAAATTTGATGGACATAAAGTTGTAGATCAATTTATAAGTTTAGTTAATCCCGAAAGAGAAATTCAACCTTTCGTGGTTAACCTTACTGGGATTAATAGCAATATGCTTAAAAATGCACCTAAGTTTTATGAAGTTGCTAAACGTATTGTAGAAATTACCGAAAACACCATTTTAGTAGCTCACAATGCAAAATTTGATTATCGCATACTTCGTACAGAATTTAAACGATTAGGTTTTGATTACGAACGTGAAACCTTATGCACTGTAGAGCTTTCTAAAGATTTGATTCCAGACCAAAAAAGCTATAGTTTAGGTAAACTTGTACGCGCTTTAGGAATACCAGTAAGCGATAGGCATCGTGCTGCAGGAGATGCAAAAGCGACGGTTAAATTATTTCAGTTATTATTAGATAAAGACACTAATAAAAACATTATACAAGAGTCCGTTAGAAAAGAGCCTAAATTTCAAATGGAACCAAGGTTAATAGATATTGTACAAGATTTACCTAGTGAAACTGGCGTGTATTACATTCATAAATCGGACGGAGAAATTATTTACATAGGTAAAAGTAAAAACATAAAAAACCGCGTTAATCAACATTTTACTGGCACAAATCCAAAGTCAAAAAAAATACAAAGCTTAGTTGCTGCTGTTACTTTTGAAAAAACAGGAAGCGAATTAGTTGCGCTTTTAAAAGAAAGTGAAGAAATTAAAAAAACAAAACCTGCTTTTAATAGAGCGTTAAGACGTAATATTTTTACGCATGCACTTTACAGCTTTACAGACCATAAAGGGTATATAAATCTAACCATTGATAAAGCCTATAAAGACAAAGCTAATATTACAACGTTTAGTAATAGACAAAGCGGTAAGCACTTTTTAGAAAAAGCTATAGAAGACTATAATCTTTGCCAAAAACTAACAGGAATTTATAAAACCAACACTAGCTGTTTTAACTACGAAGTTAAAAAATGTGAAGGCGCTTGTATACAAGAAGAATCTGCAGAAGACTACAATAATCGCGTTAATCAATTATTAAAAAAACATAGTTACGACCAACAAAATATGGTGATTATAGATCGAGGTCGTGATGTTGACGAACGTAGCGCTATTTTAATTAAAAATGGCATTTTTAAAGGGTTTGGCTTTTACAGTTTAAACTATCAAATTAATAATTTAGAAATTTTGGAATCTATTATCACACCAATGGAAAATAATAGAGACCAACAACATATAATCCAAAGCTATTTAAGACGTAATAAACGTCTAAAAATCATTCAATTACCATGA
- a CDS encoding DUF3857 domain-containing protein gives MRKLSLLTLLTFLFTNLLIAQIQFNSENIIVTKSDLEKNTFEQDTTANAVILYEFGNAYIDKRTFELVFEYKKKVKILNREGFKHSNISLRLYNSDRNKEKINNIKGSTTNLVNGQIKRTNLEPSQIFEDKIDENNTYIKFTLPDIKEGSVITYTYELRTPFIYKYQPWYFQEDLPKLYSEYITSIPGNYDYHIKLVGDLELKTHDMTLDKYCIKVSNGGSAHCTVAKYVMTNIPAFREESYMRAASNYISRIEYELKTINRFDGVVENITKSWETADKELKTNQNFGKQLKKESLVKKLIPEEEILKQNSTLDKAKLIYDFVKNNYTWNNKHRIFKDISIKDVIDDKSGNTAEINLLLYNLLKSNNLKVNPVLLSTRDHGLVTKLFPVISEFNYLILKLEIEGKSYFLDATDKDLVFGQIPFKCLNDYGREIDFNNGSKWIDLEPQTKSSIIQKSEITINDDYTFNATINITSLGFKALDIKKEFNKNNQKFIDYYTQAFPDFTFDNIDVLIDEDTLKVNEIITFSGPVNTIGNKVFFDPFIFKNFTENPLKLQERSYPVDFGYKDMYTNRIKIFFSDNFVVNDISKENTKQLPQSSALSIFKSKKESGIVEFYFKANFYEKSYHHFYYKELKSFFDNLVDLQSNSILVLEKKG, from the coding sequence ATGAGGAAATTATCATTACTAACCTTACTAACTTTTTTATTTACTAATCTCCTAATTGCACAAATTCAATTTAATTCAGAAAACATTATTGTTACTAAATCTGATTTAGAAAAAAACACTTTTGAACAAGACACTACAGCAAATGCTGTTATTTTATATGAGTTTGGAAATGCTTACATAGACAAAAGAACTTTTGAATTAGTTTTTGAATACAAAAAGAAAGTCAAAATTTTAAATCGTGAAGGATTTAAACATTCAAATATTAGTTTAAGACTTTACAATTCAGACAGAAATAAAGAGAAAATAAACAATATTAAAGGTTCTACAACTAACCTAGTAAACGGACAAATTAAAAGAACTAACTTAGAACCTTCTCAAATATTCGAAGATAAAATTGATGAAAATAACACGTATATAAAATTTACATTACCAGATATTAAAGAAGGCTCTGTTATAACATATACCTATGAGTTAAGAACTCCTTTTATTTATAAATATCAACCTTGGTATTTTCAAGAAGACCTACCAAAATTATATAGTGAATATATAACTAGTATTCCAGGTAATTATGATTATCATATTAAATTAGTTGGAGACTTAGAGCTAAAGACTCATGATATGACTTTAGACAAATATTGTATAAAAGTAAGTAACGGTGGATCAGCTCATTGTACAGTAGCTAAATATGTTATGACTAATATTCCTGCTTTTAGAGAAGAAAGTTATATGAGAGCTGCTTCAAATTACATTTCTAGAATTGAATATGAATTAAAAACTATAAACAGGTTTGATGGTGTAGTAGAAAACATCACTAAGAGTTGGGAAACAGCTGATAAAGAATTAAAAACTAATCAAAATTTTGGTAAACAGTTAAAAAAAGAAAGCTTAGTTAAAAAATTAATACCTGAAGAAGAAATATTAAAACAAAATTCAACTTTAGATAAAGCAAAATTGATTTATGATTTTGTAAAAAACAATTACACATGGAATAATAAACATCGAATTTTTAAAGATATCTCTATTAAAGATGTAATTGATGATAAATCAGGAAACACAGCCGAAATTAATCTTCTTTTATACAACCTACTAAAATCAAATAATTTAAAGGTAAATCCTGTTTTATTAAGTACTAGAGATCATGGTCTAGTAACAAAGTTATTTCCTGTAATTTCAGAATTTAATTACCTTATTTTAAAATTAGAAATTGAAGGTAAATCATACTTTTTGGATGCTACAGATAAAGATCTAGTATTTGGTCAAATACCATTTAAATGTCTTAATGATTATGGTCGAGAAATAGACTTTAATAATGGTAGCAAGTGGATTGATTTAGAGCCGCAAACAAAATCTTCAATAATTCAAAAATCTGAAATCACAATAAATGATGACTATACATTTAATGCAACAATAAATATAACTAGCTTAGGTTTTAAAGCTTTAGATATTAAGAAAGAATTCAATAAAAATAATCAAAAATTTATAGATTATTATACACAAGCATTCCCAGATTTTACCTTTGATAATATTGATGTTTTAATAGATGAAGACACCTTAAAAGTTAATGAAATAATCACTTTTTCTGGTCCTGTAAATACAATTGGGAATAAAGTGTTTTTTGACCCTTTTATTTTTAAAAACTTTACAGAAAATCCATTAAAATTACAAGAACGGTCTTATCCAGTAGATTTTGGTTATAAGGATATGTATACAAATAGAATTAAAATTTTCTTTAGTGATAATTTTGTAGTCAATGATATATCTAAAGAAAACACAAAACAATTACCCCAAAGTTCTGCACTTTCAATATTTAAATCAAAAAAAGAATCTGGAATAGTTGAATTTTATTTTAAAGCTAACTTTTATGAAAAAAGTTATCATCATTTTTATTATAAGGAATTAAAGTCTTTTTTTGATAACTTAGTAGATTTACAATCTAACTCTATATTAGTTCTAGAGAAAAAAGGTTAA
- a CDS encoding ion transporter: protein MSINKHKNWKENLHEIIYEADTPAGKIFDIVLLLLIVASIILVMLESVTSFAEKHYDFLNISEWVITILFSIEYIARIIVVNQPKKYIFSFYGIVDFLSTIPKYLSFFILNSHSLVALRALRLMRVFRILKLARFVGESNNLMKALRASRAKIAVFVFFVLIICVILGAVMYIVESGQDSGFTSIPRSVYWAIVTLTTVGYGDIAPATALGQFISSIIMIIGYGVIAIPTGIVSVEYSKNYSDKENLEEKPIQKIRLNTQICSNCHHRTHDDDANFCKICGNNLH, encoded by the coding sequence ATGAGTATTAACAAACATAAAAACTGGAAAGAAAATCTTCATGAAATAATTTATGAAGCAGATACGCCTGCTGGTAAAATTTTTGACATTGTATTACTTTTATTAATTGTTGCTAGTATTATTCTAGTAATGCTAGAAAGTGTTACATCTTTTGCCGAAAAACATTACGACTTTTTAAACATCTCTGAATGGGTAATTACAATATTATTTTCAATAGAATATATTGCAAGAATAATTGTAGTTAATCAACCCAAAAAATATATTTTCAGTTTTTATGGTATCGTAGATTTTTTATCAACCATACCAAAATACTTATCATTTTTCATTCTAAATTCACATTCGTTAGTAGCGTTAAGAGCTTTACGATTAATGCGCGTGTTTAGAATTTTAAAACTAGCTAGATTTGTTGGCGAATCTAACAACTTAATGAAAGCGCTTAGAGCAAGTCGTGCAAAAATAGCTGTTTTTGTATTTTTTGTTTTAATCATTTGCGTCATACTTGGTGCAGTAATGTACATTGTAGAAAGTGGTCAAGATAGTGGTTTTACAAGCATACCACGAAGTGTATATTGGGCTATTGTAACACTAACTACAGTTGGTTATGGTGATATTGCTCCTGCAACAGCACTTGGCCAATTTATTTCTTCTATAATTATGATTATTGGTTATGGCGTTATTGCTATTCCAACAGGAATAGTATCTGTAGAGTATTCTAAAAACTATTCTGATAAAGAGAATTTAGAAGAAAAACCAATACAAAAAATACGATTAAACACGCAGATTTGTAGTAATTGCCATCATAGAACACATGACGACGATGCTAATTTTTGTAAAATCTGCGGAAATAACCTTCATTAA
- the miaA gene encoding tRNA (adenosine(37)-N6)-dimethylallyltransferase MiaA: MVSNTTYLISIVGPTAIGKTSLSIKLANYFNTEIVSADSRQFFKEMSIGTAAPTIEELVAAPHHFIHHKSITENYNVGAFEKDALKTIEELHQKHDIVIMVGGSGLYVDAVTKGLDYFPDVDPNIREQLNNTLEEEGLESLQLQLKNLDEVAYNTIAIDNPHRVIRALEICIGTKQPYSSFLNKDKNKRPFKTITIGLTADREIIYDRINQRVDIMIENGLIEEVKSLIEYKHLNALNTVGYKEIFNYLDEKWTLDFAISEIKKNSRRFAKRQLTWFKKNNETLWFDYTTNLDDITSAINNQINEY, from the coding sequence ATTGTGAGTAACACAACGTATTTAATATCTATTGTTGGTCCTACAGCAATTGGCAAAACGTCGCTTAGTATCAAACTAGCAAATTATTTTAATACCGAAATAGTTTCAGCAGATTCTAGACAGTTTTTTAAAGAAATGAGTATTGGTACTGCTGCGCCAACCATAGAAGAATTAGTTGCTGCGCCACATCATTTTATTCATCATAAATCTATAACAGAAAATTATAATGTTGGTGCTTTTGAAAAAGATGCGCTAAAAACAATTGAAGAATTACATCAAAAACACGATATCGTAATTATGGTTGGCGGCTCAGGATTGTATGTAGATGCGGTGACTAAAGGGTTAGATTATTTTCCGGATGTAGATCCAAACATTAGAGAACAACTTAATAATACACTTGAAGAAGAAGGTTTGGAATCGCTTCAGCTTCAACTTAAAAATTTAGATGAAGTTGCCTATAATACCATAGCAATTGATAATCCGCATCGTGTTATTCGTGCTTTAGAAATTTGTATTGGCACAAAGCAACCATATTCTTCCTTTTTAAATAAAGACAAAAATAAAAGACCGTTTAAAACAATAACTATTGGACTAACTGCAGATCGTGAGATTATTTACGACAGAATAAACCAACGTGTAGATATTATGATAGAAAATGGTTTAATTGAAGAAGTAAAATCTTTAATTGAATACAAACATTTAAACGCATTAAATACGGTTGGTTACAAAGAAATTTTTAATTATTTAGATGAAAAATGGACTTTAGATTTTGCCATTTCTGAAATTAAAAAAAATAGCCGAAGATTTGCCAAACGCCAATTAACGTGGTTTAAAAAAAATAATGAAACACTTTGGTTTGATTATACAACCAATCTTGATGACATAACATCTGCTATAAATAATCAAATTAATGAGTACTAA